A portion of the Streptomyces coeruleoprunus genome contains these proteins:
- a CDS encoding putative bifunctional diguanylate cyclase/phosphodiesterase: protein MSTPAQASGPTADPDGPEDRLRRFATIWSRAIFPVTATSLTRTEFEQHLLPLARQLTAALHERPFDPAPAQGVGAALVAAHCTDPDALSRTLGVVDSYLVLYCGCLQDATADELRARCARLQHALAAGFARALRERTLSEQEAIARSALSARAFAEQALHATEARFRAVFEDAAIGIGIADLEGNVLDVNEALTRMFGGLEHLVRGRNVTEWVHPEDAPHVWKLYGELVRGEREHFRVEKPFYRSDGTVLWTNLTVSLLRDAEGRPQYQLALMEDTTERRLLNLRLRYEATHDALTGLPNRTLFFERLDKALAAGDGSRFGLCYLDLDGFKAINDSLGHAAGDRLLVEVADRLERCATAPGEMVARLGGDEFVALTTGPSVTDAEVEDLAGRILGALSAPVGLDGREITVRGSIGIVQGSAGERGSADVLRSADITMYRAKSAGGNRFERADPEADARAITRHGLTTALPAALDRGEFFIEYQPLVHLGDGTVHGAEALVRWCHPQHGVLGPDRFIPLAEHTGLIVPLGRWVLEEAVRQARFWKRRHSDGGPLRINVNVSPTQLHHPGLVTDIVDVLERSGLAPGALCLEVTESALIGADEDLLKPLRQLAEMGVDIALDDFGTGYSNLANLRRLPVSVLKLDRSFTQGMQQHPADPVDLKIVEGIVSLAHSLELAVTVEGVETAAQARRLRELGCDTAQGWYYARPGAPDRIHSLVLADTV, encoded by the coding sequence GTGAGCACGCCGGCGCAGGCGTCGGGACCCACGGCGGACCCCGACGGCCCCGAGGACAGACTCCGGCGGTTCGCGACGATATGGAGCCGGGCCATCTTCCCGGTCACCGCCACGTCGTTGACCCGCACCGAGTTCGAACAGCATCTGCTGCCGCTCGCCCGGCAGCTCACCGCGGCCCTCCACGAACGGCCCTTCGACCCGGCGCCCGCCCAGGGCGTCGGCGCCGCCCTCGTGGCCGCCCACTGCACCGACCCCGACGCGCTCAGCCGCACCCTCGGGGTCGTCGACTCGTACCTCGTCCTGTACTGCGGCTGCCTCCAGGACGCCACCGCCGACGAGCTGCGCGCCCGCTGCGCCCGGCTCCAGCACGCGCTGGCCGCCGGGTTCGCCCGGGCACTGCGCGAGCGGACCCTGAGCGAGCAGGAGGCCATCGCCCGCTCCGCGCTATCCGCCCGCGCCTTCGCCGAACAGGCCCTGCACGCCACCGAGGCCCGCTTCCGCGCCGTCTTCGAGGACGCCGCCATCGGCATCGGCATCGCCGACCTGGAGGGCAACGTCCTCGACGTCAACGAGGCCCTCACCCGGATGTTCGGCGGCCTGGAGCACCTCGTGCGGGGCCGCAACGTCACCGAGTGGGTGCACCCCGAGGACGCGCCCCACGTCTGGAAGCTCTACGGCGAGCTGGTGCGCGGCGAGCGCGAGCACTTCCGCGTGGAGAAGCCGTTCTACCGCAGCGACGGCACCGTGCTGTGGACCAACCTGACCGTCTCGCTGCTGAGGGACGCCGAGGGCCGCCCGCAGTACCAGCTCGCCCTCATGGAGGACACCACCGAGCGGCGGCTGCTCAACCTGCGGCTGCGTTACGAGGCCACCCACGACGCGCTGACGGGGCTGCCCAACCGCACCCTGTTCTTCGAGCGCCTCGACAAGGCGCTGGCCGCCGGCGACGGCTCCCGCTTCGGCCTGTGCTACCTCGACCTCGACGGCTTCAAGGCCATCAACGACAGCCTCGGCCACGCCGCCGGCGACCGCCTCCTCGTCGAGGTCGCCGACCGTTTGGAGCGCTGCGCCACCGCGCCCGGCGAGATGGTCGCCCGGCTCGGCGGCGACGAGTTCGTGGCACTCACCACCGGCCCCTCCGTCACCGACGCGGAGGTCGAGGACCTGGCCGGGCGCATCCTCGGCGCCCTGTCCGCCCCGGTCGGCCTGGACGGCCGCGAGATCACCGTGCGCGGCAGCATCGGCATCGTCCAGGGCAGCGCCGGCGAACGCGGCTCGGCCGACGTGCTGCGCAGCGCCGACATCACCATGTACCGGGCCAAGTCGGCGGGCGGCAACCGCTTCGAGCGGGCCGACCCCGAGGCCGACGCCCGCGCCATCACCCGCCACGGCCTCACCACCGCCCTGCCCGCCGCTCTGGACCGCGGCGAGTTCTTCATCGAGTACCAGCCGCTCGTCCACCTCGGCGACGGCACCGTCCACGGGGCGGAGGCCCTGGTCCGCTGGTGCCATCCGCAGCACGGCGTCCTCGGCCCCGACCGGTTCATCCCGCTCGCCGAGCACACCGGGCTCATCGTGCCGCTCGGCCGGTGGGTGCTGGAGGAGGCGGTCCGCCAGGCCCGGTTCTGGAAGCGCCGCCACAGCGACGGCGGGCCCCTGCGCATCAACGTGAACGTGTCGCCCACGCAGCTGCACCACCCGGGCCTGGTCACCGACATCGTCGACGTCCTGGAGCGCTCGGGCCTCGCGCCCGGTGCCCTGTGCCTGGAGGTCACCGAGTCCGCCCTGATCGGCGCCGACGAGGACCTGCTGAAGCCGCTGCGGCAACTCGCCGAGATGGGCGTCGACATCGCCCTGGACGACTTCGGCACGGGCTACTCGAACCTGGCCAACCTGCGCCGCCTCCCGGTGAGCGTCCTCAAGCTGGACCGCTCCTTCACGCAGGGCATGCAGCAGCACCCGGCCGACCCCGTCGACCTGAAGATCGTGGAGGGCATCGTCTCGCTCGCGCACAGCCTGGAGCTGGCCGTCACCGTCGAGGGCGTGGAGACCGCCGCGCAGGCCCGCCGGTTGCGCGAACTGGGCTGCGACACGGCCCAGGGCTGGTACTACGCCCGCCCCGGCGCCCCGGACCGCATCCACTCGCTGGTGCTGGCGGACACGGTGTGA
- a CDS encoding SAM-dependent methyltransferase produces MERPAWAPPGIDISVPSVSRIYDYYLGGSHNFEVDREAARQAMRFMPGLPKIMQANRAFMRRAVRYAVAEGVTQFLDIGSGIPTFGNVHEVARQASPDARVVYVDHDPVAVAHSRAVLEGDEQSAITAADLRKPQDILGSPEVTGLLDLERPVALLLVAVLHFLEDDDQPHRAVAELRDALAPGSLLILTHASYDGVPVPEEQAGRAVGVYRDIRNPLVMRPREDVARFFDGFTMVEPGLVAMPHWRPENPPEQEDPYAFSGFAGVGRKG; encoded by the coding sequence ATGGAGCGTCCCGCCTGGGCCCCGCCGGGCATCGACATTTCGGTGCCGAGCGTGTCCCGCATCTACGACTACTACCTGGGCGGTTCGCACAACTTCGAGGTCGACCGGGAAGCGGCCCGCCAGGCCATGCGGTTCATGCCGGGCCTCCCCAAGATCATGCAGGCCAACCGGGCGTTCATGCGCCGCGCCGTGCGGTACGCCGTCGCCGAGGGCGTCACGCAGTTCCTCGACATAGGCTCCGGCATACCGACCTTCGGCAACGTCCACGAGGTCGCCCGGCAGGCCAGCCCCGACGCCCGCGTCGTCTACGTCGACCACGACCCGGTCGCCGTCGCCCACAGCCGTGCCGTCCTGGAGGGCGACGAGCAGTCCGCCATCACAGCGGCGGACCTGCGCAAGCCCCAGGACATCCTCGGCAGCCCCGAGGTGACCGGACTCCTCGACCTGGAGCGGCCCGTGGCCCTGCTCCTCGTGGCCGTCCTGCACTTCCTGGAGGACGACGACCAGCCGCACCGGGCCGTCGCCGAACTGCGCGACGCGCTCGCCCCCGGCAGCCTGCTGATCCTCACCCACGCCTCGTACGACGGCGTCCCCGTCCCCGAGGAGCAGGCCGGCCGTGCCGTCGGCGTCTACCGCGACATCCGCAACCCGCTGGTGATGCGCCCCCGCGAGGACGTCGCCCGGTTCTTCGACGGCTTCACGATGGTCGAGCCCGGACTGGTCGCCATGCCGCACTGGCGCCCCGAGAATCCGCCCGAGCAGGAGGATCCCTATGCCTTCTCGGGCTTCGCCGGGGTGGGGCGCAAGGGGTGA